One Arachis hypogaea cultivar Tifrunner chromosome 2, arahy.Tifrunner.gnm2.J5K5, whole genome shotgun sequence genomic window, ctgtccctagtggctgatgatatcatctgtcggttatagagccaacccgacaagtcctggtagctaaccattggactgtccctctgtcacgcatccccaactcgagttatactcgtcataaacttgatcataatcatgatctatatccatcaccctcactggtgaatatttatgggggcgagctcatccgggtctttcacagtgcccggccacacttatgacatagggtcaaaagagtatcaagtctcaacctggagcacgtgctggctagccactgctactacccagggaaactcgtatctccgatagtggaagtgcaaatcacaattatcaataattcagcataaacatgcatgaattctcatccatggatcaacatccatatcagccattccggctcacggttaaatccataaccagccaatattcatagcatacacagctattccggctcacggttcaatccagaaccagccaatattcatagcatacacagctattccggctcacggttcaatccagaaccagccaattcataaacaattacagcccttcggccaatggcataacaagcacttccaccaccatcctccacatctcacataatcatcaatgatcctcattgattattcattttcccttgcttcactcgcaagttaccacatccactagctccttctctcatagctaggcttatcataatgatttaagatataagtggtgagatcggaggcttagaagtatgagatttggcttttaaaactcaaaaatcaactttgggatgaaaacaggtccgcgcgcacgcacactccacgcgcacgcgtggatggcctcaaaaacttcatcgacgcgcaagcgtcatgcacgctaacgcgtggattaaaaatttgccaatcgatgcgtacgcgtcaaccacgcgtacgcgtgggcgtcctcgtgccccaggcacaacactggcacagttctggcataactctctggaaaatggctgggcattgggtgcagcacaatcggcgcgcccgcgcacatcacgcgcacgcgtggatggcattttcgggaagaacggcgcgcacgcgccaagtgcgcccacgcgcaaggggtcattctgctaaaaattttctaagttaaaagctgcagaattcaccaatttaaaccccaatcttccaacggacataaccttctcattttaaatcgtttttcacccgttcttcgaacggcatggacatcccggatccaatttcatttctaaatagatttggcacaaaacagagatccgtagtccaagttatgtcccatcaaagtatgcccaaaaaccatatttttcataaaaagcacaaagtgccattttcaaacaagccatttccaactcttttcaaaatcaatcaaaacatgccattttcatcccttttctttgaaatcaatcaaaatatatcaatttcaacatcaagcctcctcaactcacacattgacactttaccacaagatacaaaatcactatctcatcattctaacccacttcacccaagtggctcaaactcaaacatattgacatatcatatactctttctcatgccaattatcaacaacaccaattccactaaatcatcattgtacacaatcaatatcatactcaccatcaacatggtccaacccacaattcaaccataaccaatcatcaagcatatatcacaacatgcatatttctcatacatcataccatcaaggcatcattaatcatcatcacatatatgaccacatcatatatttcaatcattcaacaacatcaacatttcaatgcctatcttagggcctctagcctaagtatttcctaccacattacatattagatacgggaaaccgaaaccataccttagccgattttcccaagctcacccggagcacttccaaaccacttatccacaagctctcaaggcctcaatacctccaagaacagatttttcaccaccaaaccctttccaagcttttcaaaatcaccaatcaagctccaatatccacacacacacaacctaagccacaaccatcatacccatacacaacatctcaaaacccaaacatcataaaatcacaaatcacactagggttgagaatcttaccacacccaaggtccaaggagacaagattaaccttctccttcaagagagttgggtcctataacatcaaagaacccaaaatctcaacatttcacccatgaaactcgaaaataagggctggaatttcgaacagcaacacgtggcttacctcaagattgattgtatgggttttgtagagctctccgcggtgaacgcgtggccgcaaatggagcagcaatcggagctctagatcaaaagttatggtggtttgaagatcaagtgagagatagaggtttgagagagtgttcttcccccatttcctctctttttcagcgtgtttggtgttgtgtgaggagagagagtactgaaaactagggttttggtttagttatgttgggccaagggcccactttgggtccgtttggcccagtttagcccgttcggtccaatcttggtccgaattctataaaattggtaccgaaattcttgtctcaatctcctctatcatatttagccataaaaatcacattttaggctttctagaataaattctcatttatgggttaattagccgttaattaaccgggttctCACTTTGAAACTCGATTTCGTTTCCGTCAGCTCAACGATCACTCCTTCGGACTCATCCTCTCCAGAATTAGAAAGCCAAGTACCCATAGGTGGGAATCGTTCGCTTGAGGTCATTGATTTTGTTTGTTGGGTGTGTGATTCAATGAGAGTCGCGATGGATGCTGTTCATCAGTCATGGGTCTTCTGTTTCTTCCAAGTATCCTAAAAACAGGTTTTTATACTTTTCACAAGGCTTGAAGCACATTACCTAACATTTCTCATGGGTTATTATTCTCCAAACTGATTAATATGTTTCCCGCAGAATCTAACGTTTATCATGGGTTCTCCTAAAATGAAAAACATTTGCTCCTTTGGAAATGTGAAGCTTCTTCTTCTGTTGCTGATGGGTTTACCAAAGGCTTGATGAGTCTTATTGTATCTACTATTTGAGAACTAAATTCTGTGGCTATGGTTCTCACTGCCGTTTCAATCATCTGCATGACCGTGCGGCGGTAAAATTTTTTGTTCGTTTCATTTTTAGGTTTGGAGAGGGTTTTTTGTTCTGTTATTTTTGTGCTTGATGTCATTAATTATTCATGGTTGTACTTTGGATCTGTTAGTTAATTTTGTACATCCTCTAATTTAGTGCTACTTTGGTTTCATTTTGTAGGTTTAATTGATTCGTTTTGATAGAATATTTTTGCTGTTCTTTATCTGAGTTAATCTTCTTGGTTTCTTATTATCGTCTTCTTGATTTAATGATTGGGCTCAAGAGTTGATTATCAATTTTCACTTTCAATAATGGAATATATGTTTCTGATTGGCAATAAGTTGACATGTCTTCTATTTCACCAGTCATACTTATTGGGAATAGTATTATTATATAGTCAAAGATAGGATCAATTAGTAGGTATGATTTCTTTATAGATttataaatagatagatagatctATATAGATTCATAGATAGGTTGATATGACATATCTATATTATATAGAGGTATGAGTATATCTAATTTAATTACCTATGGACACATTAAATGTCATAtgtcaatcaatcaatcaatcaatctagCCAAGGAGTCTAAGAGAAACGTATTCTACAAGCTTTACCTTACAAACTTGCTCATTCCTCTGGTATAAGTAGTAATGAGGTAATGGAGTATTGTGGAGATTTTTCAAGATCTATCAGTTATTCCTTACTTGTCTTTTTTCCCTTGCATTCTTTTCTGTTGAGATAAATCTCAGATCCCACACAGTTTTCTGTTGTCGAtattttgttctttaatttattttttcatccATATTGTTTCAtctttactatttatttattgataAGATGAGTCTTAGTATTGATCATCTTCAGAAAATCTCTCCATGGAAGGAAACTTGGAGTATTGAGGCTAAGATCTTGACCATATGGGAAGATGCTTTTATTGTTAATGAAAATATGCAGAAATTCTTACATGTAATCTTGATGGATAAGCAGGtgagtatgtgtgtgtgtgtgtgtgtgtgttatcaAAAACTCAGTTTTTACTTAactaaattgtgtattttaaaattGTGATTGTGATCAGTTTTAGCATGTAATATTTCATGGTATGATATTTAGAAATGGTCAGattattttttttcctcttttttaatTTCCAGAACGACAAGGTCCAAGCAactgttgaggatgattttatcACAACTTTTATTCATCAGTTAAAAGAAGGACATGTATGCATTATTTCCGACTTCAAAGTGATACCTAATGTTGGATTGGTTAGGGTTACAAGATATCGATTCCGCATCCTTTTCAAGTGTAGTACCTCTGTTGTTGCAGCTGCAAATAGAGTCATACCTGATCCTGGTTTAAGTTTAACTTCTATGGATGAGATTCTTCAAAAGCGCACTGATTATGAGTACTTAATAGGTAAGTTTCGCTTTTTCAAAATTGACCCGGAATAAAGGTGTtttaaaataacattaataatagCTCAATGAAATGTCTTGTGGTATTGTATCCGGCAGTTTAATCTTTTCTGCTATAATTTGACTAAACAGATTTTGTTGGGGTGCTGTGCGGATTGAAAAGGAAAATGGGTGTTGAATGTAATGGAAAGATATTGAAAGTTATTGTCCTTGAGGTTTTTGCTGATGGGTATCCTTTgcctttctgtttttcattctatttttaaattatgttatgcctgtttttcattttttattgctCTTGAATTGTTCTATTGTTGTATCTCATTTATTATAATGATTACCCAGGAAGAAAATGCCCTGCAATCTTGTTAGTGACTGTTCTGCTCTTATAGACATCAATAGTTTGCAAAAGTATCACAAACCACCAGTTCTTATTTTGCAATCTTTCAAGATCAAAATTAATGGAGGTAAAAAGTTGTCCATGTTGCACACATGtctgagtttgatttatttatatatttttatttaccaATGAATTGTTTCTTTATGAATTAATTTCTTCTTAttgtgttttgtgatttgtagaTAAAGTTAGTctccaaaatgtgatcaatattTCTTGGGTTTCAATCAACCCTGATATGCAGAAAACTGTGAATTTTCTCAATGAGTTAGTTCGATtcaatttttctcaaattttgtCCCAGTGAACTGAAATTTTCTGCCTTTCTCTTCATCCCTCACATGCTCACTCTCTTTCTCTATTGCTCAGTtgctcattctctctctctctctctctctattgctCACTCACTCATACTCTTTCTCTttcactcactctctctctctctctctctctctttagctATTTTCCTGAAATTCTTTTActctaatattaattttttttcatagatACCATATCGCAAGCCACCATTTTAGTAGACTGCGTAGTAATGAGATTGGGGATTTAGTATCTGTAATTGATGATGAAACTTTTGACTGAAAACTAATACGGACTATTGATAATC contains:
- the LOC112726698 gene encoding uncharacterized protein; protein product: MSLSIDHLQKISPWKETWSIEAKILTIWEDAFIVNENMQKFLHVILMDKQNDKVQATVEDDFITTFIHQLKEGHVCIISDFKVIPNVGLVRVTRYRFRILFKCSTSVVAAANRVIPDPGLSLTSMDEILQKRTDYEYLIDFVGVLCGLKRKMGVECNGKILKVIVLEVFADGKKMPCNLVSDCSALIDINSLQKYHKPPVLILQSFKIKINGDKVSLQNVINISWVSINPDMQKTVNFLNEYHIASHHFSRLRSNEIGDLVSVIDDETFD